The Corylus avellana chromosome ca8, CavTom2PMs-1.0 genome has a segment encoding these proteins:
- the LOC132189911 gene encoding pentatricopeptide repeat-containing protein At2g33680, whose amino-acid sequence MSVALSSQYRSFFTALSEYTHQKDLRKGKALHAQIIKTASSTCVYLANSLINFYAKCGHLVKARLVFEKTSDKDVVSWNCLINGYSQQGPTGSSFVMELFRRMRAENTVPEARTFSGVFTAASSTSDIFGGRQVHALAIKTASLSDVFVGSSLLNLYCKAGLLFEARKVFDKMPERNSVSWATIISGYAMQRMTGDALELFELMRQEEEVENEFVLSSVLSALASPEFVNIGQQIHCLASRGGLLSFVSVENALVTMYAKCGSLDDALKTFEESSDKNSITWSAMITGFAQSGDSHKALNLFSHMHLSGIKPSEFTFVGVINACSDIGTVVEGKQMHGFSLKMGYESQIYIMTALVDMYAKCGSIADARKGFDYLQDPDIVLWTSMIGGYVQNGENEGALNLYCRMQMEGIMPNELTMASVLKACSNLAALEQGRQIHAGIVKHGFSLEVPIGSALLTMYAKCGSLEDGGFVFWRMPMRDVVSWNAMISGLSQNGRGHEALELFEEMQLDGTKPDYVTFLNILSACSHMGSVEGGWVHFKMMFDKFGLVPRVEHYACMVDILSRAGKLNEAKEFIESATVDHGMCLWRILLAACRNYRNYELGAYAGEKLMELGSQESSAYILLSSIYSSLGKWEDVERVRRMMKLRGVNKDPGCSWIDLQSITHVFVAGEQMHPQIGEIRAELRMLTKQMKDEGYEPTSELTS is encoded by the coding sequence ATGAGTGTCGCTCTTTCTTCTCAGTATCGCTCTTTCTTCACCGCGCTTTCAGAATATACCCATCAAAAGGACCTACGAAAAGGCAAGGCTCTCCACGCTCAGATCATCAAGACCGCTTCGTCCACTTGCGTATACCTTGCTAACAGCCTCATCAACTTCTACGCCAAATGTGGGCACTTGGTTAAAGCCAGGCTTGTGTTTGAGAAAACAAGCGACAAAGACGTGGTCTCATGGAACTGCCTCATCAATGGGTACTCTCAACAGGGCCCTACAGGGTCTTCCTTTGTCATGGAACTCTTCCGACGTATGAGGGCAGAGAATACTGTTCCAGAAGCCCGCACTTTTTCCGGTGTTTTCACTGCCGCTTCAAGTACGTCGGATATTTTCGGTGGTCGGCAAGTTCATGCGCTTGCTATCAAAACTGCCAGTTTGTCTGATGTTTTTGTTGGGAGCTCGCTTCTGAACTTGTATTGCAAAGCGGGTCTTCTATTCGAAGCTCGcaaggtgtttgataaaatgccgGAGAGGAATTCGGTTTCTTGGGCTACAATTATTTCTGGGTATGCAATGCAACGAATGACTGGAGATGCTTTGGAGCTTTTTGAATTGATGCGTCAGGAAGAGGAGGTCGAGAATGAGTTTGTTTTGAGTAGTGTTCTTAGTGCATTGGCGAGTCCTGAATTTGTCAATATCGGTCAGCAAATTCACTGCCTTGCTTCTAGAGGTGGGTTGTTATCATTTGTTTCTGTTGAAAACGCTCTTGTTACAATGTATGCAAAATGTGGGAGTTTAGATGATGCACTTAAAACGTTTGAAGAGTCTAGTGATAAGAATTCAATCACGTGGTCAGCTATGATTACGGGTTTTGCCCAAAGTGGGGATTCTCATAAGGCTTTGAATTTGTTTTCACATATGCATCTCTCTGGGATTAAGCCTAGTGAGTTTACTTTTGTTGGGGTCATCAATGCTTGTAGTGACATTGGTACTGTTGTAGAAGGAAAGCAAATGCATGGCTTTTCCTTGAAGATGGGATATGAatcccaaatatatataatgacagCTTTGGTTGACATGTATGCCAAATGTGGTAGCATAGCTGATGCTCGGAAGGGATTTGATTATTTACAGGACCCTGATATTGTTCTGTGGACTTCTATGATTGGAGGATATGTACAAAATGGCGAGAATGAAGGTGCTTTGAATTTGTACTGTAGGATGCAGATGGAGGGTATTATGCCCAATGAGCTTACCATGGCTAGCGTCCTAAAAGCATGTTCTAACCTTGCTGCTTTGGAGCAAGGAAGGCAAATTCATGCCGGTATTGTTAAGCATGGATTTAGTCTTGAAGTTCCAATTGGAAGCGCTCTTTTGACCATGTATGCAAAGTGTGGGAGTTTGGAAGATGGGGGTTTTGTGTTTTGGAGGATGCCTATGAGGGATGTGGTGTCATGGAATGCAATGATATCTGGCCTTTCACAAAATGGGCGTGGTCATGAAGCTTTAGAACTATTTGAGGAGATGCAACTGGATGGCACAAAGCCAGATTACGTGACATTTTTGAATATTCTCTCTGCTTGTAGCCACATGGGATCAGTGGAGGGAGGTTGGGTTCATTTCAAGATGATGTTTGATAAATTTGGCTTAGTTCCAAGAGTAGAGCACTATGCTTGCATGGTTGATATCTTGAGCCGTGCAGGAAAGCTCAATGAGGCTAAAGAATTTATTGAATCTGCAACTGTTGATCATGGTATGTGTTTATGGCGTATCTTATTAGCTGCTTGTAGGAACTATCGCAATTATGAATTGGGAGCCTATGCTGGAGAAAAGCTAATGGAGCTAGGCTCACAAGAATCATCCGCATATATTTTGTTGTCAAGCATCTATAGTTCCTTGGGTAAGTGGGAAGATGTGGAACGGGTTAGAAGGATGATGAAACTCCGAGGGGTGAATAAGGACCCTGGGTGCAGCTGGATCGACTTGCAGAGTATTACTCATGTGTTTGTTGCTGGAGAGCAGATGCATCCACAGATAGGAGAAATACGTGCAGAGCTACGGATGTTGACCAAACAAATGAAGGATGAAGGTTATGAACCCACTTCTGAATTAACTTCTTGA
- the LOC132189554 gene encoding uncharacterized protein LOC132189554 produces the protein MKMESPDIKTTRSPPPPQEPEPEPKKLKMSTTTTTSDDEDPSAATTGPGTVKKQRYKRRKIAILFAYCGVGYQGMQKNPGAKTIESDLEEALYLSGAVPEQDRNNSKRYDWARSARTDKGVSAVGQVVSGRFYIDPPGFVERLNSNLSSQIRIFGYKRVTGSFNAKKFCDRRRYVYLIPVFALDPSSHRDRESVLASLGSGNALVKCLECSERGRKVVGLMGKRNFEFKAVSSDSGISSNSGDALQESNVKEENTVYLENAGNEKLMSESMEEPKVVDDNRPSEIAVDTVVAAPNEVTDEKVNGEEVAKGSGFCYGEKEKERFNRILKHYVGTHNFHNFTTRTKAEDPAAHRFIVSFEANTTVTVDGIEFVKCEVIGQSFMLHQIRKMIGVAVAIMRNCTPEALIEKALQKDVNINVPTAPEVGLYLDECFFTSYNKKWKDSHEEVSIKAYEEEAEEFKMKQIYSHIASTEHKEGAVALWLHSLNHRNYPDLRVASDEDPNNEKSDEMKNMAE, from the exons ATGAAAATGGAAAGCCCAGATATCAAAACCACAAGATCTCCACCACCGCCTCAAGAACCCGAACCCGAACCTAAGAAGCTCAAAATgtcaaccaccaccaccacctcggACGACGAGGACCCCAGCGCCGCCACGACCGGACCCGGAACCGTCAAAAAGCAAAGGTACAAGCGCCGCAAAATCGCGATCCTCTTCGCGTATTGCGGCGTTGGCTACCAAGGCATGCAAAAGAACCCAGGTGCCAAAACAATCGAATCCGACCTCGAAGAAGCGCTTTACCTCTCCGGTGCGGTGCCCGAGCAGGACCGCAACAACTCCAAGCGCTACGATTGGGCTCGCTCAGCCCGGACCGACAAGGGGGTCAGCGCCGTGGGCCAGGTCGTCTCGGGCCGGTTCTACATCGACCCGCCGGGCTTCGTCGAGCGGCTAAACTCGAATCTCTCCTCTCAAATCCGGATCTTCGGGTACAAGCGCGTTACGGGGTCGTTTAACGCCAAGAAGTTCTGCGATCGGAGGAGGTACGTGTATCTAATACCCGTGTTTGCGCTTGATCCCTCTTCGCATCGCGATAGAGAGAGCGTTTTGGCTAGTTTGGGGTCTGGAAATGCACTCGTTAAGTGCTTGGAATGCTCCGAGAGAGGCCGTAAGGTTGTAGGTTTAATGGGTAAGCGTAATTTCGAATTTAAAGCTGTGAGTTCCGATTCAGGCATTTCGTCGAACAGTGGGGATGCTCTGCAGGAATCTAACGTCAAAGAGGAAAACACGGTTTATTTGGAAAATGCCGGCAATGAGAAGTTAATGTCTGAATCTATGGAGGAACCTAAGGTTGTAGATGACAACAGACCTTCTGAAATTGCGGTTGACACTGTAGTTGCTGCCCCAAACGAGGTTACTGATGAGAAAGTAAATGGAGAGGAGGTTGCAAAGGGAAGTGGGTTTTGTTATGgtgagaaggagaaggagaggtTTAATAGGATCTTGAAGCACTATGTGGGGACTCATAACTTCCATAACTTCACCACCAGAACAAAAGCCGAGGACCCTGCTGCTCATCGCTTCATTGTTTCGTTCGAAGCAAACACCACAGTGACGGTTGATGGTATTGAGTTTGTCAAGTGTGAAGTTATCGGGCAAAGCTTCATGCTTCATCAGATTCGAAAAATGATTGGGGTTGCTGTGGCTATCATGAGGAATTGTACTCCAGAGGCATTGATAGAAAAAGCTTTGCAAAA GGATGTTAACATTAATGTGCCAACGGCTCCTGAGGTTGGTTTGTACTTGGATGAGTGCTTCTTTACATCATATAACAAGAAATGGAAAGACAGCCATGAAGAGGTGTCAATCAAAGCATATGAAGAAGAGGCAGAGGAGTTCAAAATGAAGCAAATATACTCTCACATTGCCTCAACGGAGCATAAAGAAGGAGCCGTGGCCCTCTGGTTGCATTCTCTGAACCACCGTAATTATCCAGATTTACGCGTTGCCAGTGATGAGGACCCAAATAATGAGAAAAGTGATGAAATGAAGAACATGGCTGAGTAA
- the LOC132190573 gene encoding probable alpha-amylase 2, which translates to MGNQSNSSYESNQQNDLDVVIRNGREILFQAFNWESHKHDWWRNLERKVPDIAKSGFTSAWLPPASHSFSPEGYLPQNLYSLNSSYGSEHLLKTLLQKMKQYRVRAMADIVINHRVGTSQGHGGMYNRYDGIPLAWDEHAVTSCTGGLGNRSTGDNFHGVPNIDHSQQFVRKDIIAWLQWLRNSVGFQDFRFDFARGYSAKYVKEYIEGAMPIFSVGEYWDSCNYNGHGLDYNQDSHRQQIINWIDGTGQRSTAFDFTTKGILQEAVKGQFWRLRDPQGKPPGLMGWWSSRAVTFIDNHDTGSTQAHWPFPSNHIMEGYTYILTHPGIPTVFYDHFYDWGDSMHDQIVKLIDVRKRQDINSRSPISILEAQPNLYSAIIGEKVCMKIGDGSWCPAGREWTLATCGHRYAVWQK; encoded by the exons ATGGGTAACCAGAGCAAT AGTTCTTATGAAAGTAATCAGCAGAATGATCTTG ACGTGGTTATACGCAATGGAAGAGAAATTCTTTTTCAG GCTTTTAACTGGGAATCTCATAAACATGATTGGTGGAGAAATTTGGAAAGGAAAGTTCCTGATATTGCAAAATCTGGGTTTACTTCAGCATGGTTGCCACCAGCAAGTCATTCCTTCTCACCTGAAG GCTACCTTCCACAGAACCTTTATTCCCTCAATTCTTCATATGGTTCTGAGCACCTGTTGAAAACTTTGCTTCAAAAAATGAAGCAATACAGAGTTAGAGCAATGGCCGACATAGTAATCAATCATCGTGTTGGAACATCACAAGGGCATGGGGGAATGTATAACCGTTATGATGGAATTCCTTTAGCATGGGATGAACACGCTGTCACATCTTGTACTGGCGGATTg GGTAATCGAAGTACCGGGGACAACTTCCATGGGGTTCCAAATATTGATCATAGCCAACAATTTGTTCGAAAAGATATTATTGCATGGCTCCAGTGGCTACGAAATAGTGTTGGCTTTCAAGATTTTCGTTTTGATTTTGCAAGAGG TTATTCAGCAAAATATGTGAAAGAATATATTGAAGGAGCTATGCCAATATTTTCTGTTGGGGAGTACTGGGATTCTTGCAATTACAATGGTCATGGCTTGGACTATAACCAAG ATAGCCATAGACAGCAgataatcaattggattgatgGCACAGGACAGCGTTCAACTGCATTTGACTTTACAACGAAGGGAATTCTTCAG GAAGCTGTTAAGGGACAATTTTGGCGTTTACGTGATCCTCAAGGGAAACCACCAGGTTTGATGGGATGGTGGTCTTCAAGAGCTGTCACATTCATAGATAACCATGACACAGGCTCAACCCAG GCTCATTGGCCCTTCCCTTCAAATCACATTATGGAG GGCTATACATATATACTCACGCATCCCGGGATACCAACAGTGTTTTATGACCATTTTTATGATTGGGGCGATTCCATGCATGACCAAATTGTGAAACTG ATTGACGTTCGAAAGCGTCAGGACATTAACAGCCGATCACCTATTAGTATTCTGGAGGCACAGCCAAATCTCTACTCTGCAATCATTGGGGAGAAAGTGTGCATGAAGATTGGTGATGGATCATGGTGTCCAGCGGGCAGAGAGTGGACACTAGCAACTTGTGGCCACAGATATGCAGTATGGCAGAAGTAA